From a region of the uncultured Draconibacterium sp. genome:
- a CDS encoding 1-acyl-sn-glycerol-3-phosphate acyltransferase produces MKGICKFLLKLMGWTVVGDQAPVNKCIIIGAPHTSAWDFVISWLFYASKGAVANILIKKEFFFWPVGYFVRKMGGLPIDRSKGANVIRQTIQLINKRERIHLALTPEGTRSLNKRWKAGFHIISKETGIPVYLGYFDWGRKEISVGEPFELSDNAKEDIKRMKDFYREKGIKGKFPELFTTDY; encoded by the coding sequence ATGAAAGGAATTTGTAAATTTTTGCTCAAACTGATGGGCTGGACCGTTGTTGGAGATCAGGCACCAGTGAATAAATGTATTATTATCGGAGCACCACATACCAGCGCCTGGGATTTTGTTATTTCGTGGTTGTTTTACGCCTCGAAAGGAGCGGTTGCCAACATTCTTATCAAAAAGGAATTTTTCTTTTGGCCGGTTGGTTATTTTGTAAGAAAAATGGGTGGTTTACCCATCGATCGCTCAAAAGGGGCCAATGTTATTCGCCAAACGATTCAGCTAATTAATAAAAGAGAGCGTATTCATTTGGCACTAACTCCGGAAGGAACGCGAAGTTTGAATAAACGCTGGAAAGCTGGCTTTCATATTATCTCTAAAGAAACCGGTATTCCGGTATATCTCGGATATTTTGATTGGGGACGAAAAGAAATTTCGGTTGGCGAGCCATTTGAACTTTCAGATAATGCGAAGGAGGATATTAAACGCATGAAGGATTTTTACCGCGAGAAAGGAATAAAAGGAAAATTTCCGGAGCTGTTCACAACCGACTATTAG
- the nhaD gene encoding sodium:proton antiporter NhaD gives MFILMVVVFVLGYVAIALEHPIKVDKAASALIIGTLCWVVYVLGAEGILHLGFSPTWEAFLAAHPDSHGLHAAHEFIVESEIIHHLGEISEILFFLLGAMTIVEVVDQHEGFKIITDKIKTTNKVKLLWILSLLTFFMSALLDNLTTTIVLVALLRKLIDDKQTRWFFASMVVLAANAGGAWSPIGDVTTIMLWIGGQVTAGTIIMNVILPSLVCMVVPLAILSVTMKGNVQRPAIDEDEVEYSTEKERILFLVLGVCGLLFVPVFKTITHLPPYMGMLLSLGVLWVVGEIVHKDKPKEVKDKLKVTAVIQRVDVPTVLFFLGILSAVAALQSAGHLNILSTFLDEKLGNIYLIDLAIGVLSSVVDNVPLVAGAMGMYPIADAGAVGYQAAFVQDGAFWEFLAYTAGTGGSMLIIGSAAGVAAMGLEKIDFIWYLKKISWLALVGYLSGAAVYYVMFGL, from the coding sequence ATGTTTATATTAATGGTTGTCGTATTTGTTCTTGGCTATGTTGCAATAGCGCTTGAACATCCTATAAAAGTCGATAAAGCTGCATCGGCTTTAATTATTGGTACATTATGCTGGGTAGTTTATGTTCTTGGGGCCGAAGGCATTTTGCACCTTGGATTCAGCCCCACCTGGGAGGCATTCCTTGCGGCTCATCCCGATTCGCACGGATTACATGCCGCGCATGAGTTTATTGTTGAATCGGAGATAATTCATCATTTAGGAGAAATCAGTGAAATTTTATTTTTCCTGCTTGGTGCAATGACCATTGTTGAAGTGGTTGATCAGCATGAAGGCTTTAAAATTATTACCGACAAAATAAAAACCACCAATAAAGTAAAGCTACTTTGGATATTGAGTTTGCTTACATTCTTTATGTCGGCATTGCTCGACAACCTTACTACAACAATCGTTCTTGTTGCATTGCTTCGAAAACTGATCGACGACAAACAAACCCGTTGGTTTTTTGCCAGCATGGTAGTTTTGGCTGCCAATGCCGGTGGCGCGTGGTCGCCGATTGGCGATGTTACAACCATTATGTTGTGGATTGGTGGACAGGTTACAGCAGGTACAATAATTATGAATGTTATTCTTCCAAGTTTAGTGTGTATGGTGGTACCATTGGCCATACTTTCTGTAACCATGAAAGGGAATGTTCAACGCCCGGCAATCGACGAGGACGAAGTAGAATATAGCACCGAAAAAGAACGAATTCTGTTCTTGGTTTTAGGTGTATGCGGCTTATTATTCGTTCCCGTATTTAAAACAATTACCCACCTTCCTCCCTACATGGGCATGTTACTTTCGTTAGGTGTTTTGTGGGTTGTGGGCGAAATTGTTCACAAAGACAAACCAAAAGAAGTTAAAGATAAACTAAAAGTTACTGCTGTAATTCAGCGTGTTGATGTGCCAACTGTGTTATTTTTCCTTGGTATACTTTCGGCAGTTGCAGCTTTACAGTCAGCAGGTCACTTAAATATTCTGTCTACGTTCCTTGATGAAAAACTGGGAAACATTTACCTGATCGACCTTGCAATTGGTGTGCTTTCGTCGGTTGTTGATAATGTTCCGTTGGTTGCAGGTGCTATGGGAATGTACCCAATTGCCGATGCAGGAGCTGTTGGTTACCAGGCCGCCTTTGTTCAGGATGGAGCTTTCTGGGAATTCCTTGCCTACACAGCAGGTACCGGAGGCAGTATGCTAATTATTGGCTCAGCTGCAGGTGTTGCAGCAATGGGATTGGAAAAGATCGATTTTATCTGGTACCTGAAAAAAATTAGCTGGTTGGCATTGGTTGGCTACCTGTCAGGTGCTGCTGTATACTACGTAATGTTTGGTTTGTAA
- the sfsA gene encoding DNA/RNA nuclease SfsA, producing MKFEKELVHGRLIKRYKRFLADIELDTGDIVVAHCTNSGSMKSCLENGAEVYLTPVDDPKRKTKFTWEMIKINGDWVGINTGNPNKLAYEAISNGELPGLDVYTTVKREVKFSDSRFDVYAENETEKCFIEVKNVSMKENEYALFPDAVTTRGQKHLKTLIEVKEQGMRAVMLYIIQRSDVQLFAPAKEIDPDYANLLKQAHKAGVEIFPMQVKVTPSEITLSKKLPFEL from the coding sequence TTGAAATTTGAGAAAGAACTTGTTCATGGCAGGCTGATAAAACGTTACAAACGATTTTTAGCTGATATTGAATTGGATACAGGTGATATTGTTGTGGCGCATTGCACCAATTCCGGATCAATGAAAAGTTGCCTCGAAAATGGGGCAGAGGTTTACCTTACTCCGGTTGACGACCCAAAACGTAAAACGAAGTTTACCTGGGAAATGATAAAAATAAACGGCGACTGGGTAGGCATTAATACCGGAAATCCGAATAAGTTAGCATACGAAGCGATCTCGAATGGTGAGCTACCAGGGCTGGACGTATATACAACTGTTAAGCGAGAAGTTAAATTTAGCGATTCGCGCTTTGATGTTTATGCGGAGAATGAGACAGAGAAGTGTTTTATTGAAGTGAAAAACGTTTCGATGAAAGAGAACGAATATGCCTTATTCCCGGATGCAGTAACCACACGAGGGCAGAAGCATTTAAAAACATTAATAGAAGTAAAGGAGCAGGGAATGCGCGCAGTAATGCTTTATATCATCCAGCGCAGCGATGTTCAGCTATTTGCCCCTGCCAAAGAAATCGATCCTGATTATGCAAATTTGCTAAAACAAGCTCACAAGGCCGGTGTTGAGATTTTTCCAATGCAAGTAAAAGTCACTCCCTCGGAAATTACATTAAGCAAAAAACTACCTTTTGAACTGTAA
- a CDS encoding VOC family protein produces MKAQINGIQQLGVGVEDLQEAWKWYREHFSMDIRMFEDEATAELMLAHTAGKKRNKKAVLALNMQGGGGFEIWQHTGKKPEPINFEIQLGDLGINIGKIKTENVQVVFEKFSASKLNLLTPVSKDPAGNDHFFMKDIYGNMWEVKNQEGVFRKKEKSLTGGVLGTVIGVKDMDTSLKVYQEILQYDEIVYDKTDVFEDYKGIPGGDKKFRRVLLRHSDVKQGAFSPFFGQSVIELVQAFDYEPKDIYEGRIWGDPGFIHLCFDINGMDEFREKAKALGYPFTVDSAKATDSFSMGEAAGNFAYIQAPEGTLIEFVETHKIPIIEKIGWYIDFRKRGYHPLPIWIMNMFRFMRVKDKK; encoded by the coding sequence ATGAAAGCACAAATAAACGGAATCCAGCAATTAGGAGTTGGTGTTGAAGATCTTCAGGAAGCATGGAAGTGGTATCGCGAACATTTCTCGATGGATATTCGAATGTTTGAAGACGAAGCAACTGCCGAACTTATGCTTGCCCATACCGCAGGGAAAAAACGCAATAAAAAGGCCGTATTAGCACTTAATATGCAAGGTGGAGGAGGTTTTGAAATTTGGCAACATACAGGGAAAAAGCCGGAACCTATCAATTTTGAGATTCAACTGGGCGACTTGGGTATAAACATTGGTAAAATAAAAACCGAAAATGTACAAGTCGTTTTCGAAAAATTCAGTGCATCCAAATTAAATTTGCTCACTCCTGTTTCTAAAGATCCGGCTGGAAACGATCACTTTTTCATGAAAGACATTTACGGAAACATGTGGGAGGTAAAAAACCAGGAAGGTGTTTTCCGTAAAAAAGAAAAGTCGTTAACTGGCGGCGTACTCGGAACCGTTATCGGTGTAAAAGATATGGACACCAGCCTGAAAGTTTACCAGGAAATTCTGCAATACGATGAAATTGTATACGATAAAACAGATGTTTTTGAAGATTACAAAGGCATTCCGGGGGGAGATAAAAAGTTCCGTAGAGTTTTGCTACGTCACTCTGATGTGAAACAAGGTGCTTTTAGCCCGTTTTTTGGGCAATCTGTTATTGAACTGGTTCAGGCCTTTGATTACGAGCCCAAAGACATTTACGAAGGAAGAATTTGGGGAGATCCGGGTTTTATTCACCTTTGTTTTGATATCAACGGCATGGATGAATTCCGCGAAAAAGCAAAAGCTTTAGGTTACCCGTTTACCGTTGACAGTGCCAAAGCAACCGACTCATTCAGTATGGGTGAAGCTGCTGGCAACTTTGCCTATATACAGGCTCCGGAAGGAACTTTAATCGAATTTGTTGAGACACATAAAATACCAATTATTGAGAAAATAGGTTGGTACATCGATTTCCGGAAACGTGGCTACCACCCGCTCCCAATTTGGATTATGAATATGTTCCGTTTTATGCGGGTGAAAGATAAAAAGTAG
- the tolA gene encoding cell envelope integrity protein TolA, translated as MIEREEYSEKKKGLVGTIVFHTIVLILLLLLGFFTPLPLPGEEGILVNFGNSENGLGDREPSPARRQQQTTPPPPQTAQKQSTPPPAEQTPPPPVKTSEPEPAEEVAMTQDYEETIAIEAAEKKKREEDRKRQQELDERKRREQEEIDRKNAEETERKRLAEIERKKQEAIERQQREEAERIAREEAERKAREEAERQRKLEEERKIAEINSRTQGAFANSGSGSGGTGSSDGKSQGATFPGGNQGVPTGDPNASNYGDGGSGGGNQGTGAGISFDLGGRSAISLPKPEYPGNDAGIVVVKVIVDKNGRVTSAEPGARGTTIVNKAFWDEAKQAALKAKFNVDQNAAAFQQGTISYRFRLD; from the coding sequence ATGATAGAAAGAGAGGAATATAGCGAAAAGAAAAAGGGGCTTGTCGGAACGATTGTTTTTCACACAATTGTGCTGATATTATTGCTTTTACTTGGCTTTTTTACGCCACTTCCTCTACCCGGAGAAGAAGGAATTCTGGTTAATTTCGGAAATTCGGAAAATGGATTGGGCGACCGCGAACCAAGCCCGGCGCGCAGGCAACAACAAACTACTCCTCCACCTCCACAAACAGCACAAAAACAATCAACGCCACCACCGGCTGAACAAACACCTCCGCCGCCGGTAAAAACTTCAGAACCGGAACCTGCCGAGGAAGTTGCCATGACGCAGGACTACGAAGAAACAATAGCTATAGAAGCGGCCGAGAAAAAGAAAAGAGAAGAAGATCGCAAACGTCAGCAGGAGCTGGATGAACGAAAACGCAGAGAACAGGAAGAAATAGACCGCAAAAATGCTGAGGAAACGGAACGAAAGCGTTTGGCAGAAATTGAGCGTAAAAAACAAGAAGCAATAGAACGCCAGCAACGCGAAGAGGCAGAAAGAATTGCACGCGAAGAAGCCGAACGTAAAGCACGTGAAGAAGCAGAGCGCCAACGTAAGCTGGAAGAAGAACGGAAAATTGCAGAAATAAACTCCAGAACTCAGGGAGCTTTTGCCAACAGTGGCTCAGGGAGCGGCGGAACTGGCAGTAGCGATGGTAAAAGCCAGGGAGCAACATTCCCCGGTGGTAATCAGGGCGTGCCTACCGGCGATCCAAATGCTAGCAATTATGGCGACGGAGGAAGTGGAGGCGGAAACCAGGGAACGGGTGCAGGCATTTCATTCGATTTGGGTGGACGTTCAGCAATTTCATTGCCGAAACCGGAATATCCGGGTAACGATGCAGGAATTGTTGTGGTAAAAGTTATCGTTGATAAAAACGGAAGAGTTACTTCTGCCGAGCCCGGAGCACGCGGCACAACCATTGTCAATAAAGCATTTTGGGACGAAGCCAAACAGGCAGCTTTAAAAGCCAAATTTAATGTCGACCAAAATGCGGCTGCATTCCAGCAGGGAACTATTTCGTATCGTTTCAGACTTGATTAG
- a CDS encoding MotA/TolQ/ExbB proton channel family protein — MFNLLMIQADLPQELEAMATEPEGISTKFIDLAMKGGWIMIPILFLSVVAVYIFFDRYFAIKKAGRFDSSLLEKIKVYITSGKIDSAVALCRSNPNPASRMLEKGISRIGRPLTDVNAAIENVGNLEISKLEKGLPVLASVAGGAPMIGFLGTVMGMIQAFYDMSNAGNNIDVTLLSTGIYQAMVTTVAGLIVGIIAYFAYNILVSNVEKVVFKMEATTSEFMDLLNEPA, encoded by the coding sequence ATGTTTAACTTATTGATGATTCAGGCTGATCTTCCACAAGAGTTGGAAGCTATGGCAACCGAGCCGGAAGGCATTTCAACAAAATTTATAGATTTGGCGATGAAAGGTGGATGGATTATGATTCCGATTTTATTTTTGTCGGTAGTAGCCGTTTACATCTTTTTCGACCGCTATTTTGCAATTAAAAAAGCCGGAAGATTTGATTCAAGTTTGCTTGAAAAAATAAAAGTTTATATCACATCAGGAAAAATCGATTCTGCCGTAGCATTGTGCCGTAGCAATCCAAACCCGGCATCTCGCATGTTGGAAAAAGGAATCAGCCGAATTGGCCGGCCACTTACCGACGTAAATGCCGCCATCGAAAATGTGGGTAACCTCGAGATCTCGAAACTGGAAAAAGGACTCCCTGTTTTGGCATCGGTAGCCGGAGGAGCTCCGATGATCGGCTTTCTTGGCACTGTAATGGGAATGATTCAGGCATTTTACGATATGTCGAATGCCGGAAACAATATTGACGTTACACTGCTTTCTACCGGTATTTACCAGGCAATGGTAACTACTGTTGCCGGATTGATCGTGGGTATCATTGCCTATTTTGCTTACAATATTCTTGTATCAAATGTAGAGAAAGTGGTTTTTAAAATGGAAGCTACCACTTCTGAATTCATGGATCTGTTAAACGAACCGGCTTAA
- a CDS encoding DUF4251 domain-containing protein has product MKRIILFCFLIFSIVALNAQDKKLTRKEKKAQREAMLTKQTKELIEANAWQFNATQMLPSSGRTRSLTTPYNVVLKDGEVNSYLPFFGRAYSVDYGSTDSPMIFEAPVTDYTVKDAKKGGYTVKFSAKNKNDNVEFIFSIGTTGSVSLRVNSTNRQFISYHGDLVPIEEKEKK; this is encoded by the coding sequence ATGAAAAGAATAATTTTGTTTTGTTTTCTGATTTTTTCAATTGTAGCATTAAATGCGCAAGACAAAAAACTAACTAGAAAAGAGAAAAAAGCACAGCGCGAAGCGATGCTCACCAAACAGACAAAAGAACTTATTGAAGCCAATGCCTGGCAATTTAATGCTACGCAAATGCTTCCGTCAAGCGGAAGAACCCGCTCCTTAACGACACCATACAATGTAGTTTTGAAAGACGGTGAAGTAAATTCTTATCTTCCTTTCTTTGGTCGTGCTTATTCTGTAGATTACGGATCGACAGACTCGCCCATGATTTTTGAGGCACCCGTTACCGACTATACTGTTAAGGATGCGAAGAAAGGTGGTTATACTGTTAAGTTTAGTGCAAAAAATAAGAACGACAATGTAGAATTTATTTTTTCTATTGGCACAACCGGATCAGTAAGTTTAAGGGTAAACAGTACCAATCGTCAGTTTATTTCCTATCATGGAGATTTGGTCCCGATTGAAGAAAAAGAGAAAAAGTAG
- a CDS encoding SDR family NAD(P)-dependent oxidoreductase yields MDFWGKTIWITGASSGIGKAVAIELSSNNVTLILSGRKEEALKDTEKRCIKNGCQTVILPFDLGNEQSIEEAAEFIKENNIKIDALYQFGGISQRSFVAETPVSVDRKIFEVNYFGTIALTKKVLPQMIKNGGGQIAVTSSIVGKFGFPYRSSYSASKQALHGFFESLRAENAKNNIAVSVIIPGRIKTNISVNAINKDGKTHAQMDAGQNTGMSVEKCARVICKKLKKERKEILVGGSEVIMVHIRRFLPRLYYYMASRVKPL; encoded by the coding sequence ATGGATTTTTGGGGAAAGACAATTTGGATTACAGGAGCATCGTCGGGTATTGGCAAAGCGGTGGCAATTGAGTTATCGTCGAACAACGTAACTCTCATTCTTTCAGGCAGAAAAGAAGAGGCCTTAAAAGACACCGAAAAACGCTGCATAAAAAACGGTTGCCAAACAGTTATTCTTCCTTTCGATTTAGGCAACGAACAATCGATAGAAGAAGCGGCTGAGTTCATTAAAGAAAACAATATCAAAATTGATGCGCTATACCAATTTGGAGGAATTAGCCAGCGCTCGTTTGTAGCCGAAACTCCGGTCAGTGTAGATCGTAAAATTTTCGAAGTAAATTATTTTGGAACAATTGCCTTAACCAAAAAGGTTTTACCGCAAATGATTAAGAATGGTGGCGGGCAAATTGCGGTTACATCCAGTATTGTTGGTAAATTTGGATTTCCATACCGGTCGTCGTATTCTGCATCAAAACAAGCCTTACACGGTTTTTTCGAAAGTTTACGAGCCGAGAACGCAAAAAACAATATTGCCGTTTCGGTTATCATTCCCGGACGTATAAAAACGAATATTTCGGTGAATGCGATCAATAAAGATGGAAAAACACATGCACAAATGGATGCCGGACAGAATACGGGAATGTCGGTAGAAAAATGTGCAAGAGTGATTTGCAAAAAACTGAAAAAAGAGAGAAAAGAAATATTGGTAGGTGGTTCAGAAGTTATTATGGTACACATCAGGCGGTTTTTGCCACGTTTGTACTATTACATGGCTTCGCGCGTAAAACCACTTTAA
- the tsaD gene encoding tRNA (adenosine(37)-N6)-threonylcarbamoyltransferase complex transferase subunit TsaD, producing MTDKGIIIMGIESSCDDTSAAIIRDGEILSNVVASQKVHEEYGGVVPELASRAHQQNIIPVVDLAMKRAGINREEISAVAFTRGPGLLGSLLVGTSFAKGFSLASKIPLIEVNHLQGHVLALFIKENGVEYNPPKFPFLCLLVSGGNSQIILVRDYLDMEVIGQTIDDAAGEAFDKCAKVMGLPYPGGPHVDRLAKEGDPQRFEFSRPRIPGLDYSFSGLKTNFLYFLRDNLKENENFVQENMSDLCASLQHTIIEILLSKLKRAARETGVNEITVAGGVSANSGLRNALKENAKKHRWNLVIPKFEYTMDNAAMIAITGYYKYLNKEFTGQDAVPFARTQL from the coding sequence ATGACTGATAAAGGAATTATAATAATGGGTATTGAATCGTCGTGCGATGATACCTCGGCTGCCATCATTCGCGATGGAGAAATACTGTCGAACGTGGTCGCTTCGCAGAAAGTGCACGAAGAGTACGGCGGGGTAGTGCCTGAGCTGGCTTCGCGTGCGCATCAGCAAAATATCATCCCGGTGGTTGATCTGGCCATGAAAAGGGCAGGGATTAATCGTGAAGAAATTTCGGCCGTAGCTTTTACGCGTGGTCCGGGCTTATTGGGGTCGTTGCTGGTAGGTACTTCCTTTGCAAAAGGTTTTTCGCTGGCATCAAAAATACCGTTGATCGAGGTGAACCACTTGCAAGGCCATGTTCTGGCACTATTTATAAAAGAAAATGGTGTGGAATATAATCCTCCCAAATTTCCGTTTTTGTGCTTGCTGGTTTCCGGTGGTAATTCGCAAATTATTCTTGTTCGCGATTATTTAGATATGGAAGTGATTGGTCAAACCATTGATGATGCGGCGGGTGAGGCTTTTGATAAATGTGCAAAAGTAATGGGCTTGCCTTATCCGGGAGGTCCGCATGTCGATCGATTGGCGAAAGAAGGCGATCCGCAGCGTTTTGAGTTTTCGCGTCCGCGGATTCCTGGTTTAGACTACAGTTTTAGTGGGTTGAAAACCAACTTTTTGTACTTTTTGCGCGACAACCTGAAAGAGAATGAAAATTTTGTGCAGGAAAACATGAGCGATCTTTGTGCATCGTTGCAGCACACCATTATTGAAATTTTGCTCAGCAAATTGAAACGAGCTGCCCGTGAAACAGGTGTTAATGAAATTACTGTTGCCGGTGGTGTTTCTGCTAATTCAGGGCTGCGCAACGCACTGAAGGAAAATGCAAAAAAGCACCGCTGGAACCTTGTTATTCCAAAGTTTGAATACACCATGGATAATGCAGCGATGATTGCCATTACCGGATATTATAAATATTTAAACAAAGAATTTACAGGGCAGGATGCCGTTCCGTTTGCTCGAACTCAATTGTAA
- a CDS encoding biopolymer transporter ExbD: MALKKRNKVNAAFSMSSMTDIVFLLLIFFMVTSTLIAPNALKLLLPQSNNQTAAKAITTISITSDLKYYINDDNNLQSVKFSEIEPFLQNKFGSGNDDIFISLHADQSVPVNEVVKIMNIARKNKYKMILATSPE; encoded by the coding sequence ATGGCACTAAAAAAGAGAAATAAAGTAAATGCTGCGTTTAGCATGTCGTCGATGACCGACATCGTATTTCTGTTGCTTATTTTCTTTATGGTTACCTCGACCCTGATTGCGCCAAATGCACTGAAATTGTTGCTTCCGCAAAGTAACAATCAAACAGCTGCCAAGGCAATCACAACCATATCGATAACATCCGATTTGAAATACTACATTAACGACGACAACAACCTTCAAAGTGTAAAATTTAGCGAGATAGAGCCGTTCCTTCAAAACAAATTCGGCTCAGGGAACGATGATATTTTTATATCGTTACATGCCGATCAGTCGGTACCTGTTAACGAGGTTGTTAAAATAATGAACATTGCCCGTAAAAATAAATATAAAATGATACTGGCAACATCGCCTGAATAG
- a CDS encoding YitT family protein: MAFLTKDKIFSKKWIQDNLLLISGSFILAAAFVFFVTPHKIVPGGVYGIAIVVHYLTEGVFSFWPDGIPVGTFALLIDIPLIIAGIKILGPRFGIKTITGSVLTAVFTDLLTMMRPDAKVPLVDDILLSCLFGGVLMGFGLGLIFKSRATSGGSDIIAMIIAKYTHLQIGRLMIYVDSVIVFFGLLAFRDWAIPLYSLIVIYICGKLIDTALEGGNYNKALLIVSRKHAEIKEKLLVDLERGGTYLNGEGMFTGEQKKIIYTVVSRREVAILQEYISKIDPDAFITVMDTKEILGEGFQSLNQKVNN, translated from the coding sequence ATGGCATTTTTAACAAAAGACAAAATTTTTAGTAAAAAGTGGATTCAGGACAATCTGCTTTTAATTTCCGGTTCATTTATTTTAGCTGCAGCTTTTGTATTTTTTGTTACACCACATAAAATAGTTCCGGGCGGAGTTTACGGAATCGCTATTGTTGTACACTATTTAACCGAAGGTGTTTTCTCATTCTGGCCCGATGGAATACCGGTAGGTACCTTTGCGCTGTTGATTGATATTCCATTGATTATTGCCGGAATAAAAATTCTGGGTCCCCGTTTTGGAATAAAAACCATTACGGGATCGGTGTTAACCGCAGTTTTTACCGATCTGTTAACCATGATGCGCCCTGATGCAAAAGTCCCCCTGGTGGATGATATTCTCTTATCCTGTCTGTTTGGTGGCGTATTAATGGGATTTGGGCTTGGATTGATTTTTAAATCGCGAGCGACTTCCGGTGGTTCCGATATTATTGCCATGATTATCGCTAAATACACCCACTTACAGATTGGCAGACTGATGATTTATGTTGATTCGGTTATCGTATTTTTTGGGTTACTCGCATTCCGCGATTGGGCCATCCCACTCTACTCGTTAATCGTAATTTATATTTGCGGAAAATTAATCGACACGGCACTTGAAGGCGGCAATTATAACAAAGCACTTCTTATTGTTTCGCGAAAGCATGCAGAAATAAAAGAAAAATTATTGGTTGATTTAGAGCGTGGAGGAACTTACCTTAATGGTGAAGGTATGTTTACCGGTGAGCAGAAAAAAATCATTTACACCGTTGTTAGCCGGCGCGAGGTTGCAATCCTTCAGGAATATATCAGTAAAATCGATCCGGATGCTTTTATAACCGTTATGGATACCAAAGAAATACTTGGAGAAGGCTTTCAAAGTCTGAATCAAAAAGTTAATAATTAA
- a CDS encoding phenylalanine--tRNA ligase beta subunit-related protein codes for MQSITISNELAEKVPGVVLSCIECDVNFQEQNGELWEEIESKIEELNKSLRVENISKMPVIAASRKAYKKCGKDPARYRLSAEALLRRVLKRGEIYQVNNVVDQLNLVSISSGFSIGGYDADRINGAITFGIGEKEETYEGIGRGELNIEFMPVFRDAKGAFGTPTSDSVRTCVTEQTKRFLMIIIAYEPTENIENATNQAQQLLKTYAGATNFELKTIQAI; via the coding sequence ATGCAAAGCATAACCATTAGCAATGAATTAGCTGAAAAAGTACCGGGAGTTGTATTGTCATGTATCGAATGCGACGTAAACTTTCAGGAGCAAAATGGCGAACTTTGGGAAGAGATTGAATCAAAGATCGAGGAGCTAAACAAAAGTTTGCGTGTGGAAAATATTAGCAAAATGCCGGTCATTGCCGCTTCGCGAAAAGCTTATAAAAAATGTGGGAAAGACCCTGCTCGCTATCGCTTGTCGGCAGAAGCATTACTACGTCGGGTTTTAAAACGTGGCGAAATCTACCAGGTAAATAATGTGGTTGATCAGCTGAATTTGGTTTCCATTTCAAGCGGATTTTCAATTGGTGGTTATGATGCGGATAGAATTAATGGTGCTATTACTTTTGGTATTGGCGAAAAAGAAGAGACTTACGAAGGAATTGGGCGTGGAGAGTTGAATATTGAATTTATGCCGGTATTCAGAGATGCAAAAGGCGCTTTTGGAACACCAACAAGCGATTCGGTGAGGACTTGTGTTACCGAACAGACAAAACGGTTTTTAATGATAATTATAGCCTACGAACCCACAGAAAACATTGAAAATGCCACCAATCAGGCACAGCAACTTTTAAAAACGTATGCAGGAGCCACTAACTTTGAATTAAAAACTATACAAGCAATATAA